From one Trifolium pratense cultivar HEN17-A07 linkage group LG1, ARS_RC_1.1, whole genome shotgun sequence genomic stretch:
- the LOC123908827 gene encoding uncharacterized protein LOC123908827 isoform X2, whose protein sequence is MSPQKLNFFSFLWLESAHQMNGKEASQNILAPGVADHHGHWLSCKLDINNCSSNQLDPMQDNDLSIIHLKGMKFILKGIRVLSRNTPIRRHDFYLFLLFFRPTSSTV, encoded by the exons ATGTCACCCCAAAAACTCAACTTTTTCTCATTTCTTTGGCTGGAGTCCGCACATCAAATGAACGGAAAGGAAGCATCTCAG AACATTTTGGCACCTGGTGTTGCTGATCATCATGGGCACTGGCTTAGCTGCAAGCTAGATATAAACAACTGCTCTTCTAATCAGCTTGATCCAATGCAAG ATAATGACTTGTCTATCATTCATCTTAAAGGCATGAAGTTCA TCTTAA AGGGCATTAGGGTTCTTTCGCGGAACACTCCGATACGAAGGCATGATTTCTATTTGTTTCTACTATTTTTCCGTCCAACTTCTTCCACAGTTTAA
- the LOC123908827 gene encoding uncharacterized protein LOC123908827 isoform X1, protein MSPQKLNFFSFLWLESAHQMNGKEASQIKNILAPGVADHHGHWLSCKLDINNCSSNQLDPMQDNDLSIIHLKGMKFILKGIRVLSRNTPIRRHDFYLFLLFFRPTSSTV, encoded by the exons ATGTCACCCCAAAAACTCAACTTTTTCTCATTTCTTTGGCTGGAGTCCGCACATCAAATGAACGGAAAGGAAGCATCTCAG ATTAAGAACATTTTGGCACCTGGTGTTGCTGATCATCATGGGCACTGGCTTAGCTGCAAGCTAGATATAAACAACTGCTCTTCTAATCAGCTTGATCCAATGCAAG ATAATGACTTGTCTATCATTCATCTTAAAGGCATGAAGTTCA TCTTAA AGGGCATTAGGGTTCTTTCGCGGAACACTCCGATACGAAGGCATGATTTCTATTTGTTTCTACTATTTTTCCGTCCAACTTCTTCCACAGTTTAA